In a single window of the Micromonospora sp. WMMD1155 genome:
- a CDS encoding methyltransferase produces MAISPTEVRPEPASFRDPANRVFHVGDEVLRGLDPQAATHWRALTGSTFFPALVAARKVCATEDAPPTLVPATTGAPWAAVLRHERIPFVSHPYEWSFGMLRDAALLHLEILRAALGEGFTTKDGSAYNLQWRGAEPVFIDIGSFEPVRDGEPWAGYRQFCQTVLYPLLLTAHLGVDFQPWLRARVDGIEADELRPLFGGTRRLRPGVLTHLHLHGAMQHRNAAASTTEVRDQLRAAGFSRELLLATVRGIEKLVRKLEHRPAGSHWSDYQVTCGYSARDRVAKEQFVVTSVASGTRPRLVLDLGANDGRYSRLAAGHADYVVAVEQDPAVVDELYRKLRSEGQRRILPLVLDLADPSPGGGWRGVERAGFAERASADVVLALAVVHHLAIGRNVPLPEVVDWLAGLTAPGGTVVVEFVHPEDPMATRLLANKPGGLFPDYRRDAFETLLAGRGRITERLELPSGTRTLYRTVIGG; encoded by the coding sequence ATGGCGATCTCACCCACCGAGGTACGGCCCGAACCGGCCTCCTTCCGCGACCCGGCCAACCGGGTCTTCCACGTCGGCGACGAGGTGCTGCGCGGGCTGGACCCCCAGGCCGCCACACACTGGCGGGCGCTGACCGGCAGCACGTTCTTCCCGGCGCTCGTCGCCGCCCGCAAGGTCTGCGCCACCGAGGACGCCCCGCCGACCCTGGTGCCCGCCACGACCGGTGCCCCGTGGGCCGCCGTGCTGCGCCACGAGCGCATCCCGTTCGTCTCCCACCCGTACGAGTGGTCGTTCGGCATGCTGCGCGACGCCGCGCTGCTGCACCTGGAGATCCTGCGCGCCGCGCTCGGCGAGGGCTTCACCACCAAGGACGGCTCGGCGTACAACCTGCAGTGGCGCGGGGCGGAACCGGTCTTCATCGACATCGGCTCCTTCGAACCGGTCCGCGACGGCGAACCGTGGGCCGGTTACCGGCAGTTCTGCCAGACCGTGCTCTACCCGCTGCTGCTCACCGCCCACCTGGGCGTCGACTTCCAGCCGTGGCTGCGCGCCCGCGTCGACGGCATCGAGGCCGACGAACTGCGACCACTGTTCGGCGGGACCCGCCGACTGCGCCCCGGCGTGCTGACCCACCTGCACCTGCACGGCGCGATGCAACACCGCAACGCCGCCGCCAGCACCACCGAGGTCCGCGACCAACTGCGCGCCGCCGGCTTCTCCCGGGAGCTGCTGCTGGCCACCGTACGCGGCATCGAGAAACTGGTCCGGAAGCTGGAGCACCGTCCGGCCGGGAGCCACTGGTCGGACTACCAGGTCACCTGCGGCTACTCGGCCCGCGACCGGGTGGCCAAGGAGCAGTTCGTGGTCACCTCGGTGGCCTCCGGCACCCGCCCTCGCCTGGTGCTCGACCTCGGCGCGAACGACGGCCGGTACTCCCGACTGGCGGCCGGGCACGCCGACTACGTGGTCGCCGTCGAGCAGGACCCGGCAGTGGTCGACGAGCTGTACCGCAAGCTGCGCTCCGAGGGGCAACGCCGGATCCTGCCGCTGGTGCTGGACCTCGCCGACCCGTCCCCGGGGGGCGGCTGGCGGGGCGTCGAACGGGCCGGCTTCGCCGAACGGGCGTCCGCCGACGTGGTGCTCGCCCTGGCCGTCGTGCACCACCTGGCGATCGGACGCAACGTGCCGCTGCCGGAGGTCGTCGACTGGCTGGCCGGGCTGACCGCCCCGGGTGGCACGGTGGTGGTCGAGTTCGTCCACCCGGAGGACCCGATGGCCACCCGACTGCTGGCCAACAAACCCGGCGGCCTCTTCCCGGACTACCGCCGCGACGCCTTCGAGACACTGCTCGCCGGCCGGGGACGCATCACCGAGCGGCTGGAACTGCCCTCCGGCACCCGCACGCTCTACCGAACGGTGATCGGTGGCTGA
- a CDS encoding maleylpyruvate isomerase N-terminal domain-containing protein gives MSRPVDALDAAFPVAASIALDLIRRPEVSEQWSRPSALPHLSVGGLACHLGRQAIRAAELLPRPSDLPVLESADSHYERAAWVSEGTPDAASVAASNDEEDAARGPADLHARSAAAVQEAGDLLGRGAARDVVPIPWQGWALRRGDFLLTRQVEIVVHADDLAVSTGVPTPEFPAEVFDPVRDLLVRLAVRRRGQSALISALSRSERTQDISAF, from the coding sequence ATGTCTCGCCCTGTCGACGCACTGGATGCCGCGTTCCCGGTTGCCGCTTCGATCGCTCTGGACCTGATCCGCCGCCCCGAGGTGTCGGAGCAGTGGTCGCGCCCGAGTGCGCTCCCGCACCTGTCCGTCGGCGGGCTGGCGTGCCACCTGGGACGTCAGGCGATCCGGGCGGCGGAGTTGCTGCCGAGGCCGAGTGACCTGCCGGTGTTGGAGTCGGCCGATAGTCACTACGAGCGGGCTGCCTGGGTCAGCGAGGGCACCCCGGACGCCGCCTCGGTCGCCGCGAGCAACGACGAGGAAGACGCGGCCCGAGGTCCCGCCGACCTGCACGCCCGATCCGCCGCCGCAGTGCAGGAGGCGGGCGATCTGCTGGGGCGTGGCGCGGCCCGGGACGTCGTACCCATTCCGTGGCAGGGCTGGGCCCTGCGGCGCGGTGACTTCCTGCTCACCCGCCAGGTGGAGATCGTGGTCCACGCCGACGACCTCGCGGTGAGCACCGGCGTACCCACGCCGGAGTTCCCGGCGGAGGTCTTCGACCCCGTCCGCGACCTGCTGGTCCGGCTGGCGGTCCGCCGCCGCGGGCAGTCCGCGTTGATCAGCGCGTTGAGCCGCAGCGAGCGGACGCAGGACATCTCCGCCTTCTGA
- a CDS encoding arginase family protein, which produces MIVDAPLDSSGAGRGEERAPAALRRAGLREALAADDGGRIDEARLRDPARDPASGVIGAAGLVRAGGAIAARIGALIADGHRPLVLGGDCAILPGICRALPPATDLWFVDAHPDFLDGATSPTGEAADMDLSVVTGNGPTAAVGPDGTLIEPGRVHLLGHRPATDESSRVEAARIDPAIHPVTAPELLRRGAATVGAGLAADGDGPAWLHLDLDVVDPRDLPAVTYPEPDGPRWADLIALVTPLARTDRLLGMSVTDLNTDEDPDGRHTRRVVEVLTEMLVSRGSGPSSASR; this is translated from the coding sequence ATGATCGTGGACGCGCCGCTGGACTCCTCCGGCGCAGGGCGCGGTGAGGAGCGGGCCCCGGCCGCGCTGCGCCGGGCCGGCCTGCGCGAGGCCCTGGCCGCCGACGACGGCGGGCGGATCGACGAGGCGCGGTTGCGCGACCCGGCCCGCGACCCGGCCAGCGGGGTGATCGGCGCGGCTGGCCTGGTCCGGGCCGGCGGCGCCATCGCCGCGCGGATCGGTGCGCTGATCGCGGACGGCCACCGACCGCTGGTGCTCGGCGGCGACTGCGCGATCCTGCCCGGCATCTGCCGGGCCCTGCCCCCGGCGACCGATCTGTGGTTCGTCGACGCCCACCCGGACTTCCTCGACGGCGCCACCTCGCCGACCGGTGAGGCCGCCGACATGGACCTCTCGGTGGTCACCGGGAACGGACCCACCGCCGCCGTCGGCCCCGACGGCACGCTGATCGAACCGGGCCGCGTCCACCTGCTCGGGCACCGCCCGGCCACCGACGAGAGCAGCCGGGTCGAGGCGGCCCGGATCGACCCGGCGATCCACCCGGTCACCGCACCCGAGCTGCTGCGCCGGGGCGCGGCGACGGTCGGCGCGGGCCTGGCCGCCGACGGCGACGGACCGGCCTGGCTGCACCTCGACCTGGACGTGGTGGACCCGCGCGACCTGCCCGCGGTGACCTACCCCGAGCCGGACGGGCCGCGCTGGGCCGACCTGATCGCGCTGGTCACGCCGTTGGCCCGCACCGACCGGCTGCTCGGGATGAGCGTGACCGACCTGAACACCGACGAGGACCCCGACGGGCGGCACACCCGCCGCGTCGTCGAGGTCCTCACCGAGATGCTCGTTTCTAGAGGAAGCGGACCCTCGTCAGCTTCTCGCTGA
- a CDS encoding glycosyltransferase family 4 protein — protein sequence MSARTTLPWTEIDVTLRVDEQTATTKDRAHRPTLTSRPQLSTAPGLPAQPGAVVPAQSGPGVPPQTRRILMLSWEYPPVLVGGLGRHVHALSVALAAAGHEVTVVTRHTEGAPLEEYADGVRILRAPEDPVTFPLATDSLLAWTMAFNHTLTRTALRATQAGSYDVIHAHDWLVAHTAMTLRDHLDIPLVSTIHATEAGRHQGWLPEEMNRTIHGVEQWLSSESNRVIVCSGYMRDEVNALFGVPAGRVDVVANGVEPHRWRVPSRAVAAARARFAGDGPLVTFAGRLVYEKGVQHLIAALPRLRERHPGLRAVIAGDGPYRAELEAEVHRRGLGGMVTMPGFLGGSDLPALMAASDCFAVPSIYEPFGMVALEGAAAGAPLAVAATGGLAEIVEPGVTGMTFRPHDPDGLADAIDTLLSDPERSRVMARRARRMVHDQYGWSAIAHRTAAGYAAAIHSDAAFTAERAERRMSQGRALPALPDGNLLAAAGLR from the coding sequence ATGTCGGCGCGCACCACCCTGCCCTGGACGGAGATCGACGTGACCCTGCGGGTCGACGAGCAGACCGCTACCACCAAGGACCGGGCCCACCGGCCCACGCTCACCTCCCGGCCCCAGCTTTCGACAGCGCCCGGCCTCCCCGCGCAGCCCGGCGCGGTCGTGCCCGCGCAGTCCGGCCCCGGGGTGCCCCCGCAGACCCGCCGCATCCTCATGCTGTCCTGGGAGTACCCGCCGGTGCTCGTCGGCGGCCTCGGCCGCCACGTGCACGCGCTCTCCGTGGCTCTCGCCGCCGCCGGTCATGAGGTCACCGTCGTCACCCGCCACACCGAGGGCGCACCCCTGGAGGAGTACGCCGACGGCGTGCGCATCCTGCGCGCCCCCGAGGACCCGGTCACCTTCCCCCTCGCCACCGACTCGCTGCTGGCCTGGACCATGGCCTTCAACCACACCCTCACCCGCACCGCGCTGCGCGCCACCCAGGCCGGTTCGTACGACGTCATCCACGCCCACGACTGGCTCGTCGCGCACACCGCGATGACGTTGCGCGACCACCTGGACATCCCGCTGGTCAGCACCATCCACGCCACCGAGGCCGGGCGGCACCAGGGCTGGCTGCCGGAGGAGATGAACCGCACCATCCACGGCGTCGAGCAGTGGCTCAGCAGCGAGTCCAACCGGGTGATCGTCTGCTCCGGCTACATGCGCGACGAGGTGAACGCGCTGTTCGGCGTACCGGCCGGACGCGTCGACGTGGTCGCCAACGGCGTCGAGCCGCACCGCTGGCGGGTGCCCTCGCGTGCGGTCGCCGCCGCCCGGGCCCGGTTCGCCGGAGACGGCCCGCTGGTCACCTTCGCCGGTCGCCTCGTCTACGAGAAGGGCGTCCAGCACCTCATCGCCGCACTCCCCCGACTGCGCGAGCGCCACCCCGGGCTGCGCGCCGTGATCGCCGGCGACGGCCCGTACCGCGCCGAACTGGAGGCCGAGGTGCACCGCCGCGGCCTGGGCGGCATGGTCACCATGCCCGGCTTCCTCGGCGGCAGCGACCTGCCCGCGCTGATGGCCGCGTCCGACTGCTTCGCCGTGCCGAGCATCTACGAGCCGTTCGGCATGGTGGCACTGGAAGGCGCCGCGGCCGGCGCTCCCCTGGCCGTCGCCGCCACCGGCGGCCTCGCCGAGATCGTCGAACCGGGCGTCACCGGGATGACCTTCCGCCCGCACGACCCGGACGGGCTCGCCGACGCCATCGACACGCTCCTGTCCGACCCGGAGCGTTCCCGGGTGATGGCCCGCCGCGCCCGTCGGATGGTCCACGACCAGTACGGCTGGTCCGCGATCGCCCACCGCACCGCCGCCGGCTACGCCGCCGCCATCCACTCCGACGCCGCGTTCACCGCCGAACGCGCCGAGCGGCGGATGTCCCAGGGTCGTGCGCTACCGGCGCTCCCCGACGGTAACCTGCTGGCCGCCGCCGGCCTGCGCTGA
- the glgX gene encoding glycogen debranching protein GlgX has translation MQVWPGERYPLGATYDGMGTNFAIFSEVAERIELCLFDEWDTGAERRVELREVDAYVWHAYLPGIEPGQRYGYRVYGPYDPANGLRCNPHKLLIDPYAKAIDGDIQWDPAVYDYVLDEPERMNETDSAPFMPKSVVVNPYFDWGNDKPPRTPYHHSVIYEAHVRGLTMRHPDIPEELRGTYAGIASPPMIDYLTRLGVTAIELMPVHQFVHDHRLNDLGLRNYWGYNTIGFFAPHHGYSALGRLGQQVQEFRGMVKALHAAGIEVILDVVYNHTAEGNHLGPTLSFKGVDAPSYYRLSEEDRRYFVDYTGTGNSLNVRSPHSLQLIMDSLRYWVTEMHVDGFRFDLAATLAREFYEVDRLSTFFEVVQQDPVVSRVKLIAEPWDVGPGGYQVGNFPPLWTEWNGKYRDTVRDFWRGEPATLAEFASRISGSADLYQDDGRRPFHSINFVTVHDGFTLNDLVSYNDKHNEANGEDNRDGESHNRSWNCGVEGDTDDEAILALRAKQRRNFLATLMLSQGVPMIGHGDELGRTQRGNNNVYCQDSELSWVDWDSVDEQLLEFVRTLTDFRKRHQVFRRRRFFTGLPVGGRGTDEPLPDLAWHTPDGREMTGEDWGNDFGRSVALFVNGEGIRERGQYGQRHHDASFLLCFNAHDAPLDFTLPGSEYGQKWERVISTADPEPDDATVISAGGTIRVPDRSLVVLERTI, from the coding sequence ATGCAGGTCTGGCCGGGCGAGCGGTACCCCTTGGGCGCCACCTACGACGGGATGGGCACCAACTTCGCCATCTTCTCCGAGGTCGCCGAGCGGATCGAGCTGTGCCTCTTCGACGAGTGGGACACCGGCGCGGAGCGTCGCGTGGAGCTGCGCGAGGTGGACGCGTACGTGTGGCACGCGTACCTGCCGGGCATCGAGCCGGGGCAGCGTTACGGCTACCGGGTGTACGGCCCGTACGACCCGGCGAACGGGTTGCGCTGCAACCCGCACAAGCTGCTGATCGACCCGTACGCGAAGGCCATCGACGGTGACATCCAGTGGGACCCGGCGGTCTACGACTACGTGCTGGACGAGCCGGAGCGGATGAACGAGACCGACTCGGCGCCGTTCATGCCGAAGTCGGTGGTGGTCAACCCGTACTTCGACTGGGGCAACGACAAGCCGCCGCGCACGCCTTACCACCACTCGGTGATCTACGAGGCGCACGTACGCGGGTTGACGATGCGGCACCCGGACATCCCGGAGGAGCTGCGCGGCACGTACGCGGGCATCGCCTCCCCGCCGATGATCGACTATCTGACCCGGCTCGGGGTGACGGCGATCGAGCTGATGCCGGTGCACCAGTTCGTGCACGACCACCGGCTCAACGATCTGGGGCTGCGCAACTACTGGGGCTACAACACGATCGGCTTCTTCGCCCCGCACCACGGCTACTCCGCGCTGGGCCGGCTCGGCCAGCAGGTGCAGGAGTTCCGGGGGATGGTCAAGGCGCTGCACGCGGCGGGCATCGAGGTCATCCTCGACGTGGTCTACAACCACACCGCCGAGGGCAACCACCTCGGGCCGACGTTGAGCTTCAAGGGCGTGGACGCCCCGAGCTACTACCGGCTCAGCGAGGAGGACCGCCGCTACTTCGTCGACTACACGGGCACCGGCAACAGCCTCAACGTGCGCAGCCCGCACTCCCTGCAACTGATCATGGATTCGTTGCGGTACTGGGTGACCGAGATGCACGTCGACGGTTTCCGGTTCGACCTCGCGGCGACCCTGGCCCGGGAGTTCTACGAGGTGGACCGGCTGTCCACGTTCTTCGAGGTGGTGCAGCAGGACCCGGTGGTCAGCCGGGTGAAACTGATCGCCGAGCCGTGGGACGTCGGGCCGGGCGGCTACCAGGTGGGCAACTTCCCGCCGCTGTGGACGGAGTGGAACGGCAAGTACCGCGACACGGTGCGGGACTTCTGGCGCGGTGAACCGGCAACCCTGGCCGAGTTCGCGTCGCGGATCTCCGGCTCGGCCGACCTCTACCAGGACGACGGCCGTCGACCGTTCCACAGCATCAACTTCGTCACCGTCCACGACGGGTTCACCCTCAACGACCTGGTGTCGTACAACGACAAGCACAACGAGGCCAATGGCGAGGACAACCGGGACGGCGAGAGCCACAACCGGTCCTGGAACTGCGGCGTCGAGGGCGACACCGACGACGAGGCGATCCTCGCCCTGCGGGCCAAGCAGCGGCGCAACTTCCTGGCCACGCTCATGCTGTCGCAGGGCGTGCCGATGATCGGCCACGGCGACGAGCTGGGCCGCACCCAGCGCGGCAACAACAACGTCTACTGCCAGGACAGCGAGTTGTCCTGGGTCGACTGGGACTCCGTCGACGAGCAACTGTTGGAGTTCGTCCGCACGCTCACCGACTTCCGCAAACGGCACCAGGTGTTCCGCCGCCGCCGCTTCTTCACCGGCCTGCCGGTCGGCGGGCGCGGCACCGACGAGCCGCTGCCCGACCTGGCCTGGCACACCCCGGACGGGCGGGAGATGACCGGTGAGGACTGGGGCAACGACTTCGGCCGCTCGGTGGCCCTGTTCGTCAACGGCGAGGGCATCCGGGAACGCGGCCAGTACGGCCAGCGGCACCACGACGCGTCGTTCCTGCTCTGCTTCAACGCCCACGACGCGCCGTTGGACTTCACCCTGCCCGGCAGCGAGTACGGCCAGAAGTGGGAACGGGTGATCAGCACCGCCGACCCCGAGCCCGACGACGCGACGGTGATCAGCGCGGGCGGCACCATCCGGGTGCCGGACCGTTCCCTCGTGGTGTTGGAGAGGACGATCTGA
- a CDS encoding sulfatase-like hydrolase/transferase, producing MAEPVAATGPPPDERSGPGGPSAPDVGRSDESTGGRWDRGRRGELGRALEVTALVGLVVTQPLLDVLGRSPDFFLFHRADPAEILLLLALVAVLPTTGVVLLGALSRVAGRTARALTHSGLVGLLLAALAVQVGRHVTPLRGVPLLVVALLAGAGGAVAHRRRRAPRLVLRLAAAGPVAFVALFLFVSPTSAVVLPRGDGGAVGTAQGSGVHPPVVMLILDELPLVSLLGTDGRIDATRFPHFAELADASTWYRNATGVSGWTPNALPAMLTGRYPAKPVAPHYSQYPDNIFTAFGGLYDIRAEESITRLCPPSRCEQPVTPEQGLGVLVRETGKLLGRVAGPTDSAVDPEDSYREQTRAEAGLDAAEPAPADPKFRWDSLDDNQPARFTSFLAGLKPAPRPTLHFLHLLMPHSPWAYLPSGARYDAPEDLPNDGAGWVDLARQRHLAQLGYTDRLIGETLRTLRASGLYDQSMLVVTADHGVSFRPGAQGRGMDAIKAAAGEVAWVPMFLKEPRQQTGRVDDRNWEHVDLLPTVADEADIRLPWHVDGRSARQAPRADGTKHFYDRPGVPTTFPGGVPTPPPLPTPHPLVGTQVRAGPPGGNARVADLAAFTAMDPDTGTLPALVWGDVPEKIPDGTLLAVAVNGRIGAVVPAVPADPGGRRFAALLTDDSLFRAGTNQLDVLQVTPDGTLRRLALS from the coding sequence GTGGCTGAACCGGTCGCCGCCACCGGGCCGCCTCCCGACGAGCGGTCCGGCCCCGGCGGCCCGTCGGCCCCGGACGTCGGTCGGTCGGACGAGTCGACCGGCGGGCGGTGGGATCGGGGCCGGCGCGGTGAGCTGGGCCGGGCGCTGGAGGTGACCGCGCTGGTCGGACTGGTGGTCACCCAACCACTGCTGGACGTGCTCGGCCGCAGCCCCGACTTCTTCCTGTTCCACCGCGCCGACCCGGCCGAGATCCTGCTGCTGCTCGCCCTGGTGGCGGTGCTGCCCACGACCGGGGTGGTGCTGCTCGGCGCGCTCAGCCGAGTGGCCGGCCGGACCGCACGCGCCCTCACCCACAGCGGGCTCGTCGGGCTGCTGCTCGCCGCCCTCGCCGTGCAGGTGGGCCGACACGTGACGCCGCTTCGGGGCGTACCCCTGCTGGTGGTGGCCCTGCTGGCCGGGGCCGGAGGCGCTGTCGCACACCGGCGCCGGCGGGCGCCGCGTCTGGTGCTGCGCCTGGCCGCCGCCGGACCGGTGGCCTTCGTGGCGCTGTTCCTGTTCGTGTCGCCCACCTCGGCGGTGGTCCTGCCGCGCGGCGACGGCGGCGCGGTGGGCACCGCGCAGGGCTCGGGCGTGCACCCGCCGGTGGTGATGCTGATCCTCGACGAACTGCCGCTGGTCAGCCTGCTCGGCACCGACGGGAGGATCGACGCGACGCGGTTCCCGCACTTCGCGGAGCTGGCCGACGCCTCCACCTGGTACCGCAACGCGACAGGTGTCAGCGGGTGGACGCCCAACGCGCTGCCCGCCATGCTCACCGGCCGCTACCCGGCGAAGCCGGTCGCCCCGCACTACTCGCAGTACCCGGACAACATCTTCACCGCCTTCGGCGGCCTCTACGACATCAGGGCCGAGGAGAGCATCACCCGCCTCTGCCCGCCCAGCCGGTGCGAGCAACCGGTCACCCCGGAACAGGGGCTCGGCGTCCTGGTCCGGGAGACCGGCAAGCTCCTCGGCCGGGTCGCCGGGCCCACCGACAGCGCCGTCGACCCGGAGGACTCCTACCGGGAGCAGACCCGCGCCGAGGCCGGCCTGGACGCCGCCGAACCGGCACCGGCCGACCCGAAGTTCCGCTGGGACAGCCTGGACGACAACCAGCCCGCCCGGTTCACCAGCTTCCTGGCCGGGCTGAAACCGGCGCCCCGGCCCACACTGCACTTCCTGCACCTGCTGATGCCGCACTCACCGTGGGCGTACCTGCCGTCCGGGGCCCGCTACGACGCCCCCGAGGACCTGCCCAACGACGGCGCCGGCTGGGTCGACCTGGCCCGGCAACGCCACCTCGCCCAGCTCGGCTACACCGACCGGCTGATCGGCGAGACCCTGCGGACGCTGCGCGCCAGCGGCCTCTACGACCAGTCGATGCTCGTGGTGACCGCCGACCACGGCGTCAGCTTCCGCCCGGGCGCCCAGGGCCGGGGGATGGACGCGATCAAGGCCGCCGCCGGTGAGGTCGCCTGGGTGCCGATGTTCCTCAAGGAACCCCGGCAACAGACCGGCCGGGTGGACGACCGCAACTGGGAACACGTCGACCTGCTGCCGACCGTCGCCGACGAGGCCGACATCCGGCTGCCCTGGCACGTCGACGGCCGCTCCGCCCGACAGGCCCCGCGCGCCGACGGCACGAAACACTTCTACGACCGCCCAGGCGTTCCGACCACCTTCCCCGGAGGCGTGCCCACCCCGCCACCGCTGCCGACCCCGCACCCCCTGGTCGGCACGCAGGTGCGCGCCGGCCCGCCCGGCGGCAACGCCCGGGTCGCCGACCTGGCCGCGTTCACCGCCATGGACCCCGACACCGGGACCCTCCCGGCGCTCGTCTGGGGTGACGTGCCGGAGAAGATCCCGGACGGCACGCTGCTGGCCGTGGCCGTCAACGGCCGGATCGGCGCCGTCGTCCCGGCGGTGCCCGCCGACCCCGGCGGACGCCGGTTCGCCGCACTGCTGACCGACGACAGCCTGTTCCGCGCCGGCACCAACCAGCTCGACGTCCTCCAGGTCACGCCGGACGGGACGCTGCGACGCCTCGCCCTGTCGTGA
- a CDS encoding SDR family NAD(P)-dependent oxidoreductase produces the protein MTTAQRPIGSGFDASSTTKDVLGSTDLTGKIAIVTGANSGLGLQTALALGSAGAHIVVLDRDTTNARSALAGISAEYATMDLSDPASVDAVAGEFVASGRPVHILVESAGIMAAPLGRDSRGNELQLSINYLGHFQLAARLWPALRAGSARVVTLTSLGHRHSPVVFDDPNFEHREYDPWAGYGQSKTAMSLFAVELDRRGQEYGVRAFAAHPGSIVATGLKQYLTTEQLVAAGMVDPDGDPILDPSKQLKTPEQGAATPVWCATSPQLAGLGGVYCEDCDVADIVQPVGSDTTELGDFNDLDGVLPYAVDPLQAERLWELSEKLTRVRFL, from the coding sequence ATGACAACAGCACAACGTCCCATCGGCTCGGGCTTCGACGCGAGTTCCACGACGAAGGATGTCCTTGGATCGACCGACCTGACCGGCAAGATCGCGATTGTGACCGGTGCCAACTCTGGGCTGGGGCTGCAGACGGCACTGGCACTGGGTTCAGCGGGCGCTCACATCGTGGTCCTCGACCGCGACACCACCAACGCCCGCAGCGCCTTGGCCGGGATCTCCGCGGAGTACGCGACCATGGATCTCAGCGACCCGGCGTCGGTCGACGCCGTGGCCGGGGAGTTCGTCGCCTCTGGCCGGCCGGTGCACATCCTGGTGGAGTCCGCTGGGATCATGGCCGCGCCGTTGGGCCGGGACTCGCGCGGCAACGAACTCCAGCTGTCGATCAACTATCTCGGTCACTTCCAGCTCGCGGCCCGGCTCTGGCCGGCGCTGCGGGCCGGTAGCGCGCGGGTCGTCACCCTCACCTCGCTCGGGCACCGTCACTCGCCCGTTGTGTTCGACGACCCGAACTTCGAGCACCGGGAGTACGACCCATGGGCCGGCTACGGACAGTCCAAGACCGCGATGTCGCTGTTCGCGGTGGAACTCGACCGACGAGGCCAGGAGTACGGGGTGCGCGCGTTCGCCGCCCACCCGGGCAGCATCGTCGCGACAGGGCTGAAGCAGTATCTGACGACTGAGCAACTCGTCGCGGCCGGCATGGTGGACCCCGACGGAGATCCGATCCTCGACCCGAGCAAGCAGCTGAAGACCCCCGAACAGGGTGCGGCGACGCCGGTGTGGTGCGCGACGAGCCCGCAGCTTGCCGGTCTGGGTGGTGTCTACTGCGAGGACTGCGACGTCGCCGACATCGTGCAACCAGTCGGTTCCGACACGACGGAACTCGGTGACTTCAATGATCTCGACGGCGTCCTGCCGTACGCGGTCGACCCCCTGCAGGCCGAGCGTCTGTGGGAACTCAGCGAGAAGCTGACGAGGGTCCGCTTCCTCTAG
- a CDS encoding citrate synthase, producing MTEVKLDHPGGQLSMPVHPAVEGPAGIGVSKLLKETGMTTYDPGFVNTAAASSAITYIDGDAGILRYRGYPIEQLAEKSSFLEVSYLLIYGELPTEQQLTEFSEWIRRHSLLHEEMRRFFDGFPRDAHPMAVLSSAVSALSTFYQDSLDPFDSEHVEISTVRLMAKVPTIASYAYKKSIGQPLLYPDNSLGYVDNLLRMTFGVPAEPYEVDPVMSKVLDMLFVLHADHEQNCSTSTVRLVGSSNANLFASVSAGVNALFGPLHGGANQAVLEMLQQIHAGDGDVRSFVRKVKDKEDGVKLMGFGHRVYKNYDPRAAIVKKAAQDVLGRMAKPDPLLDIAMELEEIALADDFFVSRRLYPNVDFYTGLIYKAMGFPTKMFTVLFALGRLPGWIAQWREMINDPETKIGRPRQVYVGAAERDYVPFNER from the coding sequence ATGACGGAAGTCAAGCTCGATCACCCCGGTGGGCAGCTGTCGATGCCGGTACATCCAGCGGTCGAGGGCCCCGCCGGTATCGGGGTGAGCAAGCTGCTGAAGGAAACCGGGATGACCACGTACGACCCCGGTTTCGTCAACACCGCGGCCGCCTCATCCGCGATCACCTACATCGACGGCGACGCGGGGATCCTGCGTTACCGGGGATACCCGATCGAGCAGCTGGCCGAGAAGTCCTCCTTCCTGGAGGTCTCGTACCTGCTCATCTACGGTGAGCTGCCCACCGAGCAGCAGCTGACCGAGTTCTCCGAGTGGATTCGGCGGCACTCGCTGCTGCACGAGGAGATGCGTCGCTTCTTCGACGGCTTCCCCCGGGACGCCCACCCGATGGCGGTGCTGTCGTCGGCGGTGAGCGCCCTGTCCACCTTCTACCAGGACAGCCTGGACCCGTTCGACTCCGAGCACGTGGAGATCTCCACGGTCCGGCTGATGGCGAAGGTCCCCACCATCGCCTCGTACGCGTACAAGAAGTCCATCGGGCAGCCGCTGCTCTACCCGGACAACTCCCTCGGGTACGTCGACAACCTCCTGCGGATGACGTTCGGCGTGCCGGCGGAGCCGTACGAGGTCGACCCGGTGATGTCGAAGGTGCTGGACATGCTGTTCGTCCTGCACGCCGACCACGAGCAGAACTGCTCCACGTCGACCGTCCGCCTGGTCGGCTCCAGCAACGCCAACCTGTTCGCCTCGGTCTCCGCCGGCGTGAACGCCCTGTTCGGCCCGCTGCACGGCGGCGCCAACCAGGCGGTGCTGGAGATGCTTCAGCAGATCCACGCCGGCGACGGCGACGTCCGGTCCTTCGTCCGCAAGGTCAAGGACAAGGAGGACGGCGTCAAGCTCATGGGCTTCGGCCACCGGGTCTACAAGAACTACGACCCGCGGGCGGCGATCGTCAAGAAGGCCGCGCAGGACGTGCTGGGCCGCATGGCCAAGCCGGACCCGCTGCTGGACATCGCCATGGAGCTGGAGGAGATCGCGCTCGCCGACGACTTCTTCGTCTCCCGGCGGCTCTACCCGAACGTGGACTTCTACACCGGCCTGATCTACAAGGCCATGGGCTTCCCGACCAAGATGTTCACGGTCCTGTTCGCGCTCGGTCGGCTGCCCGGCTGGATCGCCCAGTGGCGCGAGATGATCAACGACCCGGAGACCAAGATCGGCCGTCCGCGGCAGGTCTACGTCGGTGCCGCCGAGCGGGACTACGTCCCCTTCAACGAGCGCTGA